In Leptospira bourretii, the genomic window ATTAATAACTTAGAAGGTTATTTTTGCAAAGGTTGTAAAGATGGAATTTTCACAAGGAAATCTCAAAATCATATCAATTCCGCAATTGCTGAGTTTAAAGCAAAAAAAGATGCTGAAGTCACTGTTGCTGCTGATCTTATAAGTGTTGATGAGATGGCGAAGAAATTAAAACTAACTCGCCAATCTATTCACAAAATGATGAATATTGGTAAAATCAGATATGT contains:
- a CDS encoding type II toxin-antitoxin system MqsA family antitoxin — protein: MKDKKWIDCPSCGEVNSMVFKSDVSENYFVKDYGTIKINNLEGYFCKGCKDGIFTRKSQNHINSAIAEFKAKKDAEVTVAADLISVDEMAKKLKLTRQSIHKMMNIGKIRYVFVGDIRLPLKNQKLSHK